A genomic window from Qipengyuania oceanensis includes:
- a CDS encoding ligase-associated DNA damage response exonuclease, protein MPPPFSWITPEPHGIYVAPADCWIDPSRAVDRALVTHGHADHARGGHGETVATPETLAIMALRYRTGVENEHGEMPSRAVPVAYGETIRLKGGVDATYIPAGHVLGSAQILLEHAGERIICTGDYKRRADPTCPPFEVTPCDIFITEATFGLPLFTHPPIEDEMAKLLDRLAAHPDRCVLVGAYALGKAQRVIAELRAVGHKDPIYLHGALERMCRLYEEHGVDLGELRLVADHSKDDMRGAVVMCPPSALNDRWSRRLPDPITAMASGWMRVRQRARQRNVELPLVISDHADWGELTRTIEEVGAQENWITHGREDALLRWCQLHQRRARALALVGYEDEDD, encoded by the coding sequence ATGCCGCCGCCCTTTTCCTGGATCACGCCCGAACCGCACGGCATTTATGTCGCTCCGGCAGATTGCTGGATCGACCCCAGCCGCGCCGTCGATCGGGCGCTCGTTACCCATGGCCATGCCGACCATGCGCGCGGAGGCCACGGCGAGACGGTCGCCACGCCGGAAACGCTGGCGATCATGGCCCTGCGCTATCGCACCGGGGTCGAGAACGAGCACGGCGAGATGCCATCCAGGGCAGTGCCGGTCGCCTACGGCGAAACCATCCGCCTGAAGGGCGGGGTCGATGCGACCTATATTCCGGCGGGACACGTGCTCGGCAGCGCGCAGATCCTGCTCGAGCATGCCGGCGAGCGGATCATTTGCACCGGCGATTACAAACGCCGTGCCGATCCGACCTGCCCCCCTTTCGAAGTGACGCCCTGCGACATCTTCATCACTGAGGCGACCTTCGGCCTGCCCCTGTTCACCCATCCTCCGATCGAGGACGAGATGGCCAAGTTGCTCGACCGCCTAGCCGCGCACCCGGATCGCTGCGTGCTGGTCGGCGCCTATGCGCTGGGCAAGGCGCAGCGTGTGATCGCGGAATTGCGCGCGGTCGGGCACAAGGACCCGATCTATCTGCACGGCGCGCTGGAAAGGATGTGCCGCCTCTACGAAGAACATGGCGTCGATCTCGGCGAACTACGGCTGGTCGCCGATCATTCGAAGGACGACATGCGTGGTGCGGTGGTCATGTGCCCGCCATCCGCGCTGAACGATCGCTGGAGCCGCCGCCTTCCCGATCCGATCACCGCCATGGCGAGCGGCTGGATGCGCGTGCGCCAGCGCGCCCGCCAGCGCAACGTCGAGCTGCCACTGGTGATTTCCGACCATGCCGACTGGGGCGAGTTGACCCGCACGATCGAGGAAGTCGGCGCGCAGGAGAACTGGATCACCCACGGGCGCGAGGATGCGCTGCTGCGCTGGTGCCAGCTACACCAGCGCCGCGCGCGGGCATTAGCCCTTGTCGGTTACGAGGACGAGGATGACTGA
- the clpA gene encoding ATP-dependent Clp protease ATP-binding subunit ClpA gives MPSFAQNLEKTLHAALADAAERRHEYATLEHLLLALTDDEDAAQVMAACGVDLAELAEAVKQYLAQEYQSLQTEDDADPQPTAGFQRVIQRAILHVQSSGKDTVTGANVLVALFSERDSYAVYFLQQQDMSRLDAVSFISHGIGKGGRQIESRNPQGADEAQQADEAKAEGGKKETALDQFTVNLNAKAKAGKVDPLIGRGPEVDRTIQILCRRSKNNPLYVGDPGVGKTAIAEGLARKIIEGDVPEVLNDAVIYSLDMGALLAGTRYRGDFEERLKQVVSELEKMPEAILFIDEIHTVIGAGATSGGAMDASNLLKPALSGGSIRCIGSTTYKEFRNHFEKDRALLRRFQKIDVNEPTIEDTVKILKGLRSAFEEHHKVKYTPDAIKTAVELSARYINDRKLPDKAIDVIDEVGAMQMLVPPSRRRKKITSREIEAVIATMARIPPKSVSKDDKKALENLERDLKHVVFGQDEAIHRLSTAMKLSRAGLRDPDKPIGSFLFSGPTGVGKTEVARQLASIMGIELKRFDMSEYMERHSVSRLIGAPPGYVGYDQGGLLTDAIDQNPHCVLLLDEIEKAHPDLFNILLQVMDNGRLTDHHGKTVDFRNVVLIMTTNAGASDMARQGIGFGDVSKEDAGEEAVKKMFTPEFRNRLDAIVPFAYLGRSTVARVVDKFILQLELQLAEQNVHIQFDGDARKWLADKGYDKLYGARPMGRLIQEKIKQPLAEELLFGKLAEGGEVHVGVKDGKPVFELTPAPPKAKAKPKKKASSKKSATKVPDASASEGASEETGPGPDGDDSES, from the coding sequence ATGCCCAGCTTTGCCCAGAACCTCGAGAAGACGCTCCACGCCGCCCTCGCCGATGCGGCCGAACGGCGCCATGAATACGCGACGCTCGAGCATCTTCTCCTCGCCCTGACGGACGATGAGGATGCGGCCCAGGTCATGGCGGCCTGCGGGGTGGACCTTGCCGAACTGGCCGAGGCCGTGAAGCAGTATCTGGCGCAGGAATACCAGTCGCTCCAGACCGAGGACGACGCCGATCCGCAGCCGACCGCCGGCTTCCAGCGCGTGATCCAGCGCGCGATCCTGCACGTGCAGTCCTCGGGCAAGGATACGGTAACCGGCGCGAACGTGCTGGTCGCCCTGTTCTCCGAAAGGGACAGCTACGCGGTCTATTTCCTGCAGCAGCAGGACATGAGCCGGCTCGACGCCGTCAGCTTCATCTCGCACGGGATCGGCAAAGGCGGTCGCCAGATCGAAAGCCGCAATCCGCAGGGCGCCGACGAGGCCCAGCAGGCCGACGAGGCGAAGGCCGAAGGCGGGAAGAAGGAAACTGCGCTCGACCAGTTCACGGTCAATCTCAATGCCAAGGCCAAGGCCGGCAAGGTCGATCCGCTTATCGGTCGCGGCCCGGAAGTCGATCGCACGATCCAGATCCTGTGCCGCCGGAGCAAGAACAACCCGCTCTACGTGGGCGACCCGGGCGTCGGGAAGACCGCGATCGCGGAAGGTCTCGCGCGCAAGATAATCGAGGGCGACGTGCCCGAAGTCCTCAACGATGCGGTCATCTACTCGCTCGACATGGGCGCGCTACTGGCCGGCACGCGCTATCGCGGCGATTTCGAAGAGCGGCTGAAGCAGGTCGTCTCCGAGCTCGAAAAGATGCCCGAAGCGATCCTGTTCATCGACGAGATTCACACGGTCATCGGCGCCGGCGCGACCAGCGGCGGCGCGATGGATGCCTCCAACCTGCTGAAGCCGGCCCTTTCGGGCGGGTCGATCCGCTGCATCGGTTCGACCACCTACAAGGAATTCCGCAACCACTTCGAGAAGGACCGCGCGCTGCTGCGCCGCTTCCAGAAGATCGACGTCAACGAGCCGACGATCGAAGACACGGTCAAGATCCTGAAGGGCCTGCGCTCGGCCTTCGAGGAGCATCACAAGGTCAAGTACACGCCCGATGCCATCAAGACCGCGGTCGAGCTGTCGGCGCGCTACATCAACGACCGCAAGCTCCCCGACAAGGCGATCGACGTGATCGACGAAGTCGGCGCGATGCAGATGCTCGTGCCGCCCAGCCGTCGGCGCAAGAAGATCACCTCGCGCGAGATCGAAGCCGTGATCGCCACGATGGCGCGCATCCCGCCGAAATCCGTCAGCAAGGACGACAAGAAGGCGCTCGAGAACCTCGAGCGCGACCTGAAGCACGTCGTCTTCGGCCAGGACGAGGCGATCCATCGCCTGTCCACCGCGATGAAGCTGTCGCGTGCAGGCCTGCGCGATCCGGACAAGCCGATCGGCTCGTTCCTGTTCTCCGGCCCGACCGGCGTCGGCAAGACCGAAGTCGCGCGCCAGCTCGCCAGCATCATGGGTATCGAGCTGAAGCGCTTCGACATGTCCGAATACATGGAACGCCACAGCGTCTCGCGGCTGATCGGCGCGCCCCCGGGCTACGTCGGATACGACCAGGGCGGATTGCTGACCGATGCGATCGACCAGAACCCGCATTGCGTGTTGCTGCTCGACGAAATCGAGAAGGCGCACCCGGACCTGTTCAATATCCTCCTGCAGGTGATGGATAACGGCCGCCTGACCGACCATCACGGCAAGACGGTCGACTTCCGCAACGTCGTTCTGATCATGACGACCAATGCCGGTGCGTCCGACATGGCACGACAGGGCATCGGCTTCGGCGACGTGAGCAAGGAAGACGCGGGCGAGGAAGCGGTGAAGAAGATGTTCACCCCCGAATTCCGCAACCGCCTCGATGCGATCGTGCCCTTCGCCTACCTCGGCCGAAGCACCGTCGCGCGCGTGGTGGACAAGTTCATCCTCCAGCTCGAACTGCAGCTGGCCGAACAGAACGTCCACATCCAGTTCGACGGCGATGCGAGGAAGTGGCTGGCCGACAAGGGCTACGACAAGCTCTATGGTGCACGTCCGATGGGCCGCCTGATCCAGGAAAAGATCAAGCAGCCGCTCGCCGAGGAATTGCTGTTCGGCAAGCTCGCCGAAGGCGGCGAGGTGCACGTGGGCGTGAAGGACGGCAAGCCGGTCTTCGAGCTCACGCCCGCTCCGCCCAAGGCAAAGGCCAAGCCGAAGAAGAAAGCATCCTCGAAGAAGTCCGCAACGAAGGTGCCGGACGCCAGTGCCAGCGAAGGCGCAAGCGAGGAAACCGGCCCGGGTCCGGACGGGGACGACAGCGAAAGCTGA
- a CDS encoding DUF1192 domain-containing protein has protein sequence MDEDDRPRPRGDAASKLAGEDLSPYSVDELGERIELLEAEIERVRDHRERASSHRAAADALFGRKSGS, from the coding sequence ATGGATGAAGACGACCGTCCACGCCCGAGAGGAGATGCCGCGAGCAAGCTCGCCGGCGAAGACCTCTCGCCTTATTCGGTCGACGAGCTGGGCGAGCGGATCGAGCTGCTCGAAGCGGAGATCGAGCGGGTCCGCGACCATCGCGAAAGGGCCAGCTCCCATCGCGCCGCAGCGGATGCCCTGTTCGGCAGGAAATCAGGGTCGTGA
- a CDS encoding NAD(P)H-quinone oxidoreductase: protein MTAMGFDEPGGPEVFRAETLPVPQPGEDQVLIRVSHAGVNRPDVIQRQGFYPPPPGASPIPGLEISGEVVALGKGSPEALLGQKVCALVSGGGYAEYCLAHFRHCLPVPAGMALDEAAAIPETLFTVWHNVFERGMAAEGETLLVHGGTSGIGTMAIMLAKAFGLDVIVTCGDDEKCAEARKVGADHAINYKTQDFVEEVERITGGNGVEVVLDMVSGDYVARNMKCLAESGRHVTIAVLGGPKAEINMAVVMSRRLTLTGSTLRPRTDAFKAALADEIARTAWPLFENGDIRPVMDKIFALSDVSAAHARMEAGDHIGKIVLEVG from the coding sequence ATGACTGCGATGGGGTTCGACGAACCCGGCGGGCCGGAGGTATTCCGCGCCGAAACGCTGCCGGTTCCGCAGCCGGGAGAAGACCAGGTGCTGATCCGGGTCAGCCATGCCGGGGTCAACCGCCCCGACGTCATCCAGCGGCAGGGCTTCTACCCGCCCCCGCCGGGCGCCTCGCCGATCCCGGGCCTCGAGATATCGGGCGAAGTCGTCGCGCTGGGCAAGGGCTCGCCCGAAGCGCTGCTCGGCCAGAAGGTCTGCGCGCTCGTCTCCGGCGGCGGCTATGCCGAATACTGCCTCGCCCATTTCCGGCATTGCCTACCCGTGCCTGCAGGAATGGCGCTGGACGAGGCCGCGGCGATTCCCGAGACTCTGTTCACGGTCTGGCACAACGTCTTCGAACGCGGGATGGCCGCCGAAGGCGAGACGCTGCTGGTCCACGGCGGGACCAGCGGGATCGGCACGATGGCGATCATGCTCGCCAAGGCCTTCGGGCTCGACGTGATCGTGACCTGCGGCGACGACGAGAAGTGCGCCGAGGCGCGCAAGGTCGGGGCCGATCACGCGATCAACTACAAGACGCAGGATTTCGTCGAGGAAGTGGAGCGGATCACCGGGGGCAACGGTGTGGAAGTCGTGCTCGACATGGTTTCGGGCGATTACGTCGCGCGCAACATGAAATGCCTTGCCGAAAGCGGGCGTCACGTGACGATCGCGGTGCTGGGCGGACCCAAGGCGGAAATCAACATGGCCGTCGTCATGAGCCGTCGCCTCACGCTAACCGGATCGACCCTGCGCCCGCGCACCGACGCGTTCAAGGCCGCGCTCGCCGACGAGATCGCGCGCACGGCCTGGCCATTGTTCGAAAACGGCGACATTCGCCCCGTCATGGACAAGATCTTCGCGCTGTCCGATGTGTCCGCCGCTCACGCGCGGATGGAAGCCGGCGACCATATCGGCAAGATCGTGCTGGAGGTCGGCTGA
- a CDS encoding glutathione S-transferase family protein: MAERYTLHEDPRSGNCFKIALTAALLGLPLERRQYDIMAGETRTEEFLARVNSNGRIPVLQIDCEDGSTRFLPESNAACWYLADGSALIPDDRFERADMLRWMFFEQYSHEPNVATLRFWLRFVGKDKLSDHQRAQLMPKHLAGEEALRVMNGHLATRDWFVGNSITLADIALYPYTSAAAEGGFDLSSCDAIRAWIERVEASKGAIAFD, translated from the coding sequence ATGGCGGAGCGATACACGCTTCACGAGGACCCGCGCAGCGGCAACTGCTTCAAGATCGCCCTCACCGCAGCTTTGCTCGGCCTGCCGCTGGAGCGCAGGCAATACGATATCATGGCCGGAGAGACGCGGACCGAGGAATTCCTCGCCCGGGTCAATTCGAACGGCCGGATCCCCGTGCTGCAGATCGACTGCGAGGACGGTTCGACGCGGTTCCTGCCCGAAAGCAATGCGGCTTGCTGGTACCTCGCCGACGGCAGCGCGCTGATCCCGGATGACCGGTTCGAGCGGGCCGACATGCTCCGCTGGATGTTCTTCGAACAGTACAGCCACGAACCCAACGTCGCGACCTTGCGCTTCTGGCTCCGTTTCGTGGGCAAGGACAAGCTGTCGGACCACCAGCGCGCGCAACTGATGCCGAAGCATCTTGCGGGCGAGGAGGCGCTGCGGGTGATGAACGGCCATCTGGCGACGCGCGACTGGTTCGTCGGCAATTCCATCACGCTCGCCGATATCGCGCTCTATCCCTATACTTCGGCTGCGGCGGAGGGGGGCTTTGACCTTTCGTCCTGCGATGCGATCCGGGCATGGATCGAGCGGGTGGAGGCCAGCAAGGGCGCGATAGCCTTCGACTGA
- a CDS encoding DUF1013 domain-containing protein — translation MANQPTPLMPHATATWLVDNTGLTFEQIAAFCGIHILEVQAMADDLASSKYTGRDPVHAGELTLEEIARGEGDSEYSLKMQKAPVEVTRTKGPRYTPVSKRQDKPDGIAWLLRNHPEVSDAQISKLIGTTRNTIGAIRERTHWNIQNIQPKDPVTLGLCSQRELDAVVAKAAKKAGTSETEEAAPVEAGTDREKLIAELRAERDANEKAAAEAAQEAEAAAWLENKRAEEAGEATDPA, via the coding sequence ATGGCCAATCAACCCACCCCTCTGATGCCGCATGCTACCGCCACCTGGCTGGTCGACAACACCGGCCTGACCTTCGAGCAGATCGCCGCCTTCTGCGGCATCCACATCCTCGAGGTCCAGGCGATGGCGGACGATCTGGCCAGCAGCAAGTACACCGGCCGCGACCCCGTCCACGCCGGCGAACTCACGCTGGAGGAAATCGCGCGCGGCGAGGGCGATAGCGAATATTCGCTCAAGATGCAGAAGGCCCCGGTCGAAGTCACCCGCACCAAGGGTCCGCGCTACACGCCGGTTTCCAAGCGTCAGGACAAGCCCGACGGGATCGCCTGGTTGCTGCGCAACCATCCCGAAGTTTCTGATGCACAGATTTCCAAGCTGATCGGCACGACGCGCAACACCATCGGCGCGATTCGCGAGCGGACGCACTGGAACATCCAGAACATCCAGCCCAAGGATCCGGTGACGCTGGGCCTGTGTTCGCAGCGCGAGCTCGACGCGGTCGTCGCCAAGGCTGCCAAGAAGGCAGGCACGAGCGAAACCGAAGAAGCGGCGCCGGTCGAGGCGGGCACCGATCGCGAGAAGCTGATCGCCGAATTGCGCGCCGAACGCGATGCCAACGAGAAGGCCGCTGCCGAGGCTGCGCAGGAAGCCGAAGCGGCTGCCTGGCTCGAGAACAAGCGTGCCGAAGAGGCCGGCGAGGCGACCGATCCGGCCTGA
- a CDS encoding long-chain-fatty-acid--CoA ligase encodes MNVSKAHPSPATYGHPVPWATHFSPMTLPEMFARTVSRASGKRLLAFMGRDYSYADLYAEAQAFAADLLARGIEKGDRVGLFLPNVPIYVSAYYGAMMAGATVVNFSPLYTVEELRAQVADSGTRILVTVDVPALYQTAKKVLDGSQLETLIVGELAAMLPTLKRIGMKLLKRSDIARVEHGYGVVRWSDCVATRSPDVRPVDLEPEDIALLQYTGGTTGTPKGAMLSHANLSINAQQVAGLNPFGAPESEIFMGALPMFHVFANTALLNHAVVTGGAIAIVPRFDAGQVLATIEKTGATGFPGVPTMFQALLDHPKLDSTDLSSLKVCISGGAPLPAPVREKWESRTGVRLVEGYGLTESSGVVSANPYAGHRKPGTIGQVVMGTEILLLDKEDETRCAPDGEPGELAIHGPQIMQGYWNRPEASAQVFIEHEGKTWLRTGDVATVDGEGFLQIVDRIKDMIAVGGFKVFPSEVEKVLLEHPSVKEALVLGLPDNYHGEYPAAYVTLNDGAEETGEQLAQWLNARVGKHERVSGVTVREILPKTMIGKLDRKALKAEILGEEA; translated from the coding sequence ATGAATGTCAGCAAGGCACATCCTTCACCCGCGACCTATGGCCATCCGGTTCCGTGGGCGACGCATTTTTCGCCCATGACACTCCCGGAAATGTTTGCCCGAACGGTTTCACGGGCGAGCGGCAAGCGGCTGCTCGCGTTCATGGGGCGCGACTACAGTTACGCCGACCTCTATGCCGAGGCGCAAGCCTTCGCGGCGGACTTGCTCGCGCGCGGGATCGAGAAGGGCGACCGGGTCGGCCTGTTCCTGCCCAATGTGCCGATCTACGTTTCCGCCTATTACGGGGCGATGATGGCGGGAGCCACGGTGGTGAATTTCTCGCCGCTGTACACGGTCGAGGAATTGCGCGCCCAGGTCGCCGATTCGGGGACGAGGATTCTCGTAACGGTCGACGTGCCGGCGCTTTATCAGACAGCCAAGAAGGTGCTCGACGGTTCGCAGCTGGAAACGCTGATCGTCGGCGAACTTGCCGCCATGCTCCCGACGCTCAAGCGCATCGGGATGAAGCTCCTGAAGCGCAGCGATATCGCGCGGGTCGAACACGGTTATGGCGTCGTCCGCTGGTCGGATTGCGTCGCCACCCGCAGCCCGGACGTGCGCCCGGTCGACCTCGAACCCGAAGACATCGCTTTGCTGCAGTACACCGGCGGGACGACCGGCACCCCGAAAGGCGCCATGCTCAGCCATGCCAACCTGTCGATCAACGCGCAGCAGGTCGCCGGGCTCAACCCGTTCGGCGCGCCCGAGAGCGAGATCTTCATGGGCGCGCTGCCGATGTTCCACGTCTTCGCCAATACCGCGCTGCTCAACCACGCGGTCGTGACCGGCGGCGCGATCGCCATCGTCCCGCGCTTCGATGCGGGGCAGGTGCTGGCCACGATCGAGAAGACCGGAGCAACCGGTTTTCCCGGCGTGCCGACCATGTTCCAGGCGTTGCTCGACCACCCTAAGCTCGATTCGACCGACCTGTCCTCGCTCAAGGTGTGCATTTCCGGCGGTGCGCCGCTGCCTGCACCGGTGCGCGAGAAGTGGGAGAGCCGAACCGGTGTGCGGCTCGTAGAGGGCTATGGCCTGACCGAGAGTTCGGGCGTGGTCTCTGCCAACCCTTATGCCGGGCATCGCAAACCCGGCACGATCGGCCAGGTCGTGATGGGGACCGAAATCCTGCTGCTCGACAAGGAGGACGAGACCCGGTGCGCGCCCGATGGCGAGCCGGGCGAGCTGGCTATCCACGGCCCCCAGATCATGCAGGGTTACTGGAACCGGCCGGAAGCCAGCGCTCAGGTGTTCATAGAGCACGAGGGCAAGACCTGGCTGCGAACGGGCGATGTCGCGACGGTCGACGGCGAGGGGTTCCTGCAGATCGTGGACCGGATCAAGGACATGATCGCGGTCGGCGGCTTCAAGGTATTCCCGAGCGAGGTCGAAAAGGTGCTGCTGGAGCACCCGTCAGTCAAGGAAGCGCTCGTGCTCGGCCTGCCGGACAATTATCACGGCGAATATCCGGCAGCCTACGTCACGCTCAACGATGGCGCGGAGGAAACGGGCGAACAGCTGGCCCAGTGGCTCAATGCACGCGTCGGCAAGCATGAACGGGTGTCCGGCGTGACCGTGCGCGAGATCCTTCCCAAGACGATGATCGGCAAGCTCGATCGCAAGGCGCTGAAAGCCGAGATCCTCGGCGAAGAAGCGTAG
- a CDS encoding polymer-forming cytoskeletal protein — protein sequence MAMNNHSNSTFSVIGSDVTIKGDISASADLHVDGTIEGDIACSSLVQGESSKISGSIEAETARLSGSVEGSINARELVILKTARIDGDVHYDALTIEQGAQVEGRFANRKPKQAQNQAKAPAGDAAGKDGTNPDGSEPKLSLAG from the coding sequence ATGGCCATGAATAACCATTCCAACTCGACCTTTTCCGTGATCGGTTCGGACGTCACCATAAAGGGCGACATCTCGGCCAGCGCCGACCTCCATGTCGACGGCACGATCGAAGGCGACATCGCCTGCTCCTCGCTGGTCCAGGGCGAATCGAGCAAGATCTCCGGCTCGATCGAGGCGGAAACCGCCCGGCTTTCCGGATCGGTCGAAGGCTCCATCAATGCCCGCGAACTGGTGATCCTGAAGACCGCCCGGATCGACGGCGACGTGCATTACGATGCGCTGACCATCGAACAGGGTGCGCAGGTCGAAGGGCGCTTTGCCAATCGCAAGCCCAAGCAGGCCCAGAACCAGGCGAAGGCTCCGGCGGGCGATGCAGCCGGCAAGGACGGCACGAACCCCGACGGCAGCGAGCCCAAGCTCAGCCTCGCCGGCTGA
- a CDS encoding M23 family metallopeptidase: MRSQGQVRFIKISSKLQKRAAALAVLALVAWAVTMAGMAWSQYRAEADRYSLLAREAKVATAEERVSAYRNDIDAVATDLVKRQQFIEDMVDALPADAKTNETISDSTTETTATVDKVSAAIPEASALAQIEARQIAFVEKLTRYADRRAERTAQALRKLGLDPNVMMRAADRQAMGGPLEKLNIGRTGKVDPRFERLGLSLARMAALEQGLEGIPQVAPANVAMVTSSYGYRRDPFTGAGAMHYGLDFRGPIGSPIYAAAKGKVTFVGRKSGYGNVVEITHGNGLMTRYAHMSKFAARRGQTVDAGTVIGAIGSTGRSTGPHLHFELRINNRAVNPRPFLESAPDVLKEARGFSAPERRS, translated from the coding sequence ATGCGCTCGCAAGGCCAGGTCCGCTTCATCAAAATTTCCTCCAAGCTGCAGAAGCGGGCCGCGGCGCTCGCCGTGCTGGCCTTGGTGGCCTGGGCCGTGACAATGGCCGGCATGGCATGGTCGCAGTACCGCGCCGAGGCGGACCGCTATTCGCTGCTCGCACGCGAAGCGAAGGTCGCCACCGCGGAAGAGCGTGTCTCTGCCTATCGCAACGACATCGACGCGGTCGCCACCGACCTCGTCAAGCGCCAGCAGTTCATCGAGGACATGGTCGATGCCCTGCCCGCCGATGCGAAGACGAACGAGACGATTTCGGACAGCACTACCGAGACGACTGCAACGGTCGACAAGGTCAGTGCCGCCATCCCCGAGGCAAGTGCGCTGGCCCAGATCGAGGCGCGCCAGATCGCTTTCGTCGAGAAGCTGACCCGCTATGCCGACCGCCGGGCGGAACGCACAGCCCAGGCGCTCCGCAAGCTCGGCCTCGATCCGAACGTGATGATGCGCGCTGCCGACCGGCAGGCGATGGGTGGTCCGCTGGAAAAGCTCAACATCGGGCGCACGGGCAAGGTCGATCCGCGGTTCGAGCGGCTGGGCCTCAGCCTCGCGCGGATGGCCGCTCTCGAGCAGGGTCTCGAAGGCATCCCCCAGGTCGCACCGGCCAATGTGGCGATGGTGACGTCGAGCTACGGCTACCGCCGCGACCCGTTCACCGGCGCCGGCGCGATGCATTACGGCCTCGACTTCCGAGGCCCGATCGGCAGCCCGATCTATGCCGCCGCCAAGGGCAAGGTGACTTTCGTCGGGCGCAAGTCGGGTTACGGCAACGTCGTCGAGATCACGCACGGCAACGGCCTGATGACCCGCTACGCCCACATGTCGAAATTTGCCGCCCGGCGCGGCCAGACCGTCGATGCCGGAACCGTGATCGGCGCCATCGGCAGCACCGGCCGATCGACCGGACCGCACCTCCATTTCGAGCTGCGCATCAACAATCGCGCGGTCAATCCGCGCCCATTCCTGGAGAGTGCACCCGATGTTCTCAAAGAAGCCCGCGGATTCTCCGCACCCGAGCGTAGGAGCTGA
- a CDS encoding glutamate-5-semialdehyde dehydrogenase gives MAEADPQLDTDFTKLVADLAKDGRAAQRKLAAMSSEQKAAALHAAADELRARKTAILDANAKDVASGEERGLTGAMLDRLRLDPERLEGVASAVDAVADLPDPVGEEIDRNTQPNALVMTRVRIPVGLLGIIYESRPNVTADAAALCVRAGNAVLLRGGTEAVHSNRAIHQAMVAGLESAGVPAAAVQILPTQDRAAVGAMLKAAGLIDMVIPRGGKSLVERVQNEARVPVLAHLDGLCHTYVHSAADPAKARDIAVNAKLRRTGICGAMETLLIDAQFDGAADVLAAIADKGCELRGDGRARALDSRVAPASEDDWDTEYLDAILSVKIVDGLDEAIAHIEAHGSHHTDVIVTEDDAAAQQFMAEVDSAIVMRNASSQFADGGEFGLGAEIGIATGRLHARGPVALEGLTTYKWLVHGDGQTRP, from the coding sequence ATGGCTGAAGCAGACCCCCAACTCGACACAGATTTCACCAAGCTCGTCGCCGACCTCGCAAAGGACGGTCGCGCGGCTCAGCGCAAGCTCGCCGCGATGAGCTCCGAGCAGAAAGCGGCAGCGCTCCACGCCGCCGCAGACGAACTGCGCGCGCGCAAGACCGCGATCCTCGATGCCAATGCGAAGGACGTGGCATCGGGCGAGGAGCGTGGGCTGACCGGCGCGATGCTCGACCGCTTGCGGCTCGATCCGGAGCGGCTGGAAGGCGTCGCCTCGGCCGTCGATGCCGTCGCCGACCTGCCGGACCCGGTGGGCGAGGAGATCGACCGCAACACTCAACCCAACGCCCTGGTGATGACGCGGGTTCGCATTCCGGTCGGCCTGCTCGGGATCATCTACGAAAGCCGTCCGAACGTGACTGCGGATGCAGCGGCATTGTGCGTTCGCGCGGGCAACGCCGTGCTTCTGCGCGGCGGCACCGAGGCGGTGCATTCGAACCGCGCGATCCACCAGGCGATGGTCGCCGGGCTCGAGAGCGCGGGTGTACCTGCAGCGGCAGTGCAGATCCTGCCGACGCAGGACCGGGCAGCGGTCGGCGCGATGCTCAAGGCAGCCGGCCTGATCGACATGGTGATCCCGCGCGGCGGCAAGAGCCTGGTCGAGCGCGTCCAGAACGAAGCGCGGGTGCCCGTGCTCGCGCACCTCGATGGCTTGTGCCACACCTATGTCCATTCGGCGGCCGATCCGGCCAAGGCCCGCGACATCGCGGTCAACGCCAAGCTGCGCCGAACGGGTATTTGCGGCGCGATGGAGACCCTGCTGATCGATGCGCAGTTCGACGGAGCGGCGGACGTCCTGGCCGCGATCGCCGACAAGGGTTGCGAACTGCGCGGCGATGGTCGTGCGCGTGCACTCGATTCCCGGGTCGCCCCGGCCAGCGAAGATGACTGGGACACCGAATATCTCGACGCGATCCTCTCTGTGAAGATCGTCGATGGTCTCGACGAAGCGATCGCCCATATCGAGGCGCACGGTTCGCACCACACCGATGTCATCGTGACCGAAGACGATGCCGCCGCGCAGCAGTTCATGGCCGAAGTCGATTCGGCCATCGTGATGCGCAACGCCTCCAGCCAGTTCGCCGATGGCGGCGAGTTCGGCCTGGGCGCCGAAATCGGCATCGCAACGGGCCGCCTGCACGCGCGCGGCCCCGTCGCGCTGGAGGGGCTGACGACATACAAGTGGCTCGTCCATGGCGACGGCCAGACCCGCCCGTGA